A DNA window from Centroberyx gerrardi isolate f3 chromosome 5, fCenGer3.hap1.cur.20231027, whole genome shotgun sequence contains the following coding sequences:
- the srpk1b gene encoding SRSF protein kinase 1b: MERKVLAMQARKKRTKPKKPGKKPEPHGRGGGSQPGQADSPLPEQDEEILGSDDEEQEDPNDYCRGGYHHVKIGDLFSGRYHVIRKLGWGHFSTVWLAWDIQGKRFVAMKVVKSAEHYTETALDEIKLLKSVRNTDPSDPSREKVVQLLDDFKISGMNGTHVCMVFEVLGHHLLKWIIKSNYQGLPLPCVKSIIRQVLQGLDYLHTKCKIIHTDIKPENILLTVNEPYIKKMAAEATQWQRTGAAPPSGSAVSTAPAPKPMAKMSKNKKKKMKKKQKKQAELLEKRIQEMEGGATPEGGEEEDDEETTETTEDTPSSATLSTSATLQDIVNHAITDSSPEDQPQQRPQGEERREDEAEEENGMEVNCNGLASTPPSEDSPESQVHGTKQYTEQQEDQQNANQPEDNTENHKALDNKQDHESCNGTPGDPHLDPQQLPASLCPDSVTIELREGDKEEKKEEEMDTQGETRGGDEEDQNGASGNLLVNPLEPVNADKLQVKIADLGNACWVHKHFTDDIQTRQYRSLEVLMGAGYSTPADIWSTACMAFELATGDYLFEPHSGEDYSRDEDHIALIIELLGKVPRKLILAGKYSKEFFTKKGELRHITKLKPWGLFEVLVEKYEWSKEEADCFSSFLLPMLDLVPEKRTTAAQCLSHPWLAS, from the exons ACCAGAGCCTCATGGTCGTGGAGGCGGCTCTCAGCCTGGCCAGGCAGACTCTCCCCTCCCAGAGCAGGATGAGGAGATCCTGGGCTCTGATGACGAAGAGCAGGAGGACCCCAACGACTACTGCAGGG GTGGATATCACCATGTGAAGATCGGAGACCTGTTCAGCGGGAGGTACCATGTGATCCGTAAGCTGGGCTGGGGACACTTCTCCACTGTGTGGCTGGCCTGGGACATCCA gGGGAAGCGCTTTGTGGCCATGAAGGTGGTGAAGAGCGCTGAGCACTACACAGAGACGGCCCTGGATGAGATCAAATTGCTTAAATCT GTGAGAAACACGGATCCCAGTGACCCCAGCAGAGAGAAAGTGGTGCAGCTTCTAGATGACTTCAAGATTTCTGGCATGAACGGCACCC ATGTGTGCATGGTGTTTGAGGTGCTGGGCCACCACCTGCTGAAGTGGATCATCAAGTCCAATTATCAAGGCCTGCCCCTGCCCTGTGTTAAGAGCATCATACGACAG GTCCTACAGGGTTTGGACTACCTCCACACCAAGTGTAAGATCATCCACACAGACATCAAACCAGAGAACATCCTTCTGACTGTCAATGAACCCTACATCAAGAAGATGGCTGCAGAAGCTACCCAGTGGCAGAGGACTGGTGCTGCGCCTCCCTCCGGTTCTGCAG TGAGCACAGCCCCAGCACCCAAACCA ATGGCCAAGATGtccaagaacaagaagaagaagatgaagaagaagcagaagaagcaggCGGAGCTGCTTGAGAAGAGGATccaggagatggagggaggagcaACAccggagggaggggaggaggaggatgacgaaGAGACGACAGAGACCACAGAAGACACCCCCTCTTCAGCCACCCTCTCCACGTCTGCTACACTGCAAGACATCGTTAACCATGCCATCACAG ACTCGTCCCCTGAGGACCAGCCCCAGCAGAGGCCACAGGGAGAGGAACGGAGGGAggatgaggcagaggaagagaacgGGATGGAAGTGAACTGCAACGGCCTCGCCTCCACCCCACCGAGCGAGGACAGCCCGGAGAGCCAGGTACATGGGACCAAGCAGTATACAGAGCAGCAGGAAGACCAACAGAATGCCAACCAACCAGAAGACAACACTGAGAACCACAAAGCATTAGATAACAAGCAAGACCATGAGAGCTGCAACGGGACACCCGGGGACCCCCACCTTGACCCGCAGCAgctccctgcttctctctgccCCGACTCTGTCACTATAGAGCTAAGGgagggagacaaggaggagaagaaggaggaggagatggacacGCAAGGAGAGACCAGAGGAGGGGATGAAGAAGACCAGAATG GAGCATCAGGCAACCTGTTGGTGAATCCCCTGGAACCTGTGAATGCTGACAAACTCCAGGTTAAGATTGCTGACCTGGGCAATGCCTGCTGGGTG cACAAGCATTTCACAGACGACATCCAAACACGACAGTATCGCTCTCTGGAGGTGCTGATGGGAGCCGGCTACAGCACGCCAGCAGACATCTGGAGCACGGCGTGCATG GCCTTTGAGCTTGCTACTGGTGACTATCTGTTTGAACCCCATTCTGGAGAAGACTACTCCAGAGATGAAG acCACATAGCGTTGATCATTGAACTGCTCGGTAAAGTTCCCAGGAAGCTGATTTTGGCAGGCAAATACTCAAAGGAGTTTTTCACCAAGAAAG gcgAGCTGCGTCACATCACCAAGCTGAAGCCGTGGGGTCTGTTCGAGGTGCTGGTGGAGAAGTACGAGTGGTCCAAGGAGGAGGCTGACTGCTTCAGCAGCTTCTTGCTGCCCATGCTGGACCTGGTGCCTGAGAAGAGGACCACCGCTGCCCAGTGCCTGTCCCATCCTTGGCTCGCCTCCTAG